TATCCCCCAGAAACAGGCGCGACTCCCAGCCGAGTATCTCCAGTAGTTCCCCGAGCCGGAAATGCTCCAGACCGGCATAGTTCTGGCGCCAGAAGGCCGGTATGGCAGTGGGGCCGATCTTGATCGTCCCATCCACCGTCACCGTATAATGAACCCCCAGAAACGGATTCTTCAGATTGGGCACCGGATAGATGTTGGTGCGGATCGGTTTGTCCGTACCGGTGTATTTCAGGTAGATCCCCTTGAACGGGATAATGGTGTAGTGCTGTGAAAAACCGTAGTCACGGGCAACGGTATCGGCATACAGACCGGCGGCATTGATGGTCAGACCGGCCTCCAGCACCAGACCACCGGTTGTCAGAATGGCCGCATCCCCCTGACGTTTCAGATATCCCTGGCCAAACAGAAAACGGACACCGGCCGCCTCAAGATCGTCTTTCAGGGCATGACAGACCTGGCCCGGATCAACCGTGGCCGTAGTGGGGGAATAGAGGGCGATCCCGGTGGTCTTTGCGTTGGGATCGATCTCGGCCAGCTCCTGTTCGTCGATGATCCGCACATCCACGCCGTTCCGCTCACCGCGACGCTGCAGTTCCTGCACCCCTTCAATCTCATTCAGATCCGAGGCGACAACGACCTTGTGGCACCGGTTGATTGCCAGGCCGCGGCCTGTAACGTAGTCGGTCATCATCCGGTTGCCTTCACGGGTAAAACGGGCCTTCAATGAATCAGCCGAATAGTAGAACCCGGCATGCAGTACCCCGCTGTTGCGGCCACTGCCGTGAAAGGCCACGTCTGCTTCCTTGTCGATCACCAGGATGTCGGCCGCAGGAAAACGGTTCTTCAGCTCACGGGCCAGGGCCAGGCCGATAATCCCGGCCCCGATGATCAGGTAATCGCAACGTTGCTGGTTGCTCACAGTTGCACCGGATACTGTCTGGAAAGTTTGAGAAAGTTATCCAGCAGCTCCATGCCGCCTTCGGTCAGGATCGATTCAGGGTGGAACTGCACCCCCCAGACCGGCAGGTCGCGGTGACGCAAGCCCATGATCTCGCCGTTATCCACCCAGGCGGTCATTTCCAGACAGTCCGGCAGGGTTGCACGTTC
Above is a window of Trichlorobacter lovleyi SZ DNA encoding:
- the lhgO gene encoding L-2-hydroxyglutarate oxidase produces the protein MSNQQRCDYLIIGAGIIGLALARELKNRFPAADILVIDKEADVAFHGSGRNSGVLHAGFYYSADSLKARFTREGNRMMTDYVTGRGLAINRCHKVVVASDLNEIEGVQELQRRGERNGVDVRIIDEQELAEIDPNAKTTGIALYSPTTATVDPGQVCHALKDDLEAAGVRFLFGQGYLKRQGDAAILTTGGLVLEAGLTINAAGLYADTVARDYGFSQHYTIIPFKGIYLKYTGTDKPIRTNIYPVPNLKNPFLGVHYTVTVDGTIKIGPTAIPAFWRQNYAGLEHFRLGELLEILGWESRLFLGDNFGFRSLALSELKKYDRSYFTGLATKMVKQINTAGFNQWSKPGIRAQLLNTATKELVQDFVVEGDRHSIHVLNAVSPAFTCSFPFAAWVVDHFVLKQ